GAAATTGCGCAGAAAGCTAGGGAAGCAAGACAAAATCAAACACACATTGTTGTGAAAGAGATGCGTCTTCGACCAAATATCGAGCCTCATGATTACGAAACAAAGCGAAATCATATTGAACGATTTTTGTTAGGTGGGGATAAAGTGAAGGTAACTATTCAGTTTCGTGGCCGAGAGCAATCTCGCCCAGAATTGGGATATCGGTTATTACAAAAGCTTGCTGAAGAGTTAGCCGAAGTATCACTTGTTGAGTTTGCGCCAAAGCAAGAAGGTCGCAATATGACAATGGTTCTTGGGCCAGCTAAGAAGCCAGGTTCTGCAAAGAAAGCAGCACCGAAGGCTCCAGCAGTACCAAAATAGTTTTAATAGCAATTCAACAGGAGGTAAGTAAATGCCAAAGATGAAGACACATAGTGGGGCGAAGAAACGTTTTCGTGTCACTGGTTCCGGAAAGATCATGCACGAGCGTGCTGGCAAGCGCCACCTGCTTGAACGCAAATCATCAAGAGTAACTCGTCGCCTAACTGGCGATGTGACCGCTAAAGCGCCTAATGCATTTGCAGCAAAGCGCATGCTCGGTTTGAAGTAAGGGAGAGATAAATGGCTAGAGTAAAACGTGGTGTGCATGCGGCGAAAAAGCGCCGTACAACTTTAGAGCGTGCTGCTGGTTATCGCGGGCAACGTTCACGTCTTTTTTCTAAAGCAAAAGAGCAGGTAACTCACTCTCTTGTTTATGCATTTAATGATCGCAAAGATAAGAAAGGTGACTTTCGTCGTCTTTGGATTCAACGCATTAATGCAGCGGCCCGAGCAAACGGTATGACTTACAACCGTTTAATCCAAGGATTAAAGACAGCCGGCATTGAAGTAGATCGCCGTGTCTTATCTGAACTTGCAACAAATGATCCTGCAGCTTTCTCTAAATTAGTAGAGATTGCTCGCAAGAATGTTGTAACTGCGTAATTAATCTCTAATTAATTAAATAGAGATGGAAAATATTACGAGCCTTAATTCGCCTCATATCGAGCGAGTTAAGGCTCTTATTGGTTCCAGGGGTAAGAAGAATCGTGAGTTAGAAAATGCTTTTATTGCCGAAGGTATTCAGGCAGTTCGAGAGGCGCTCAACCCTAAATTAGCCGAAGGCTTAGCTGTAAAAAGAGTTTATGTAACTGAATCAGGAATGAGCAAACTCGCTCCAGCTGTTGATAGTGCAGTTCTAGATAAACATGAAGTGATTTTAGTTTCAGATCAGGTTATGAATGCAATGGCTGATTCTGAATCTCCGCAAGGAATCATTGCGCTATGTTCTACCAAAACCTTGAAACTACAAGATCTATGGCAAGCAAAGCCTAAAAAAATAGCTTTCTTTTGGCAGATTCAAGATCCAGGCAACGCAGGAACTGTGATTAGAAGCGCGGACGCAGCTGGATTTGATGCAGTGGTATTCTCTAATGAAAGCGTAGATGTTTTCAACCCAAAAACTGTGAGAGCAACTGTTGGTTCACTGTGGCATATTCCTGTAGTCAGCGATGTAGATATAAATGATTTTATCGCAGGTGCTACTGCAAATGGTGTTTCTCTATTTGCTTTGACTGGTGATGGGAAGGAGTCCTTTGATTCAAATTTTGTCGCTAAAACTTCAACAACACCATCAGCTTGGATATTTGGTAATGAGGCCCGTGGACTGCCAGATCTACCTAGTCAGATAACAACCGTAGCCATACCGATGAAAGGCTTTGCCGAATCTTTAAATGTGGCAAGTGCAGCGGCAATTGTCCTGCATTCTGTAGGTCTGTCCTTATAGACTAAGCAGATTATGTCGTTGGATCAGAATAAAATCGCCGAGGATCTGGCGCAGGCCCTTCGAGCTATTGAATCAGCCTCCGATTTGGATGGATTGAAGCAAGTGAAAATTGATTATGTCGGCGATAAATCTCCTTTGGCAAAAGCAAACCAAGCCTTAGCAACTGTTGATCAATCACTTCGTGCGCAATTTGGTAAATTAGTTGGAGCAGCTCGTGCCGAGGTG
The Candidatus Nanopelagicus limnes DNA segment above includes these coding regions:
- a CDS encoding TrmH family RNA methyltransferase, translated to MENITSLNSPHIERVKALIGSRGKKNRELENAFIAEGIQAVREALNPKLAEGLAVKRVYVTESGMSKLAPAVDSAVLDKHEVILVSDQVMNAMADSESPQGIIALCSTKTLKLQDLWQAKPKKIAFFWQIQDPGNAGTVIRSADAAGFDAVVFSNESVDVFNPKTVRATVGSLWHIPVVSDVDINDFIAGATANGVSLFALTGDGKESFDSNFVAKTSTTPSAWIFGNEARGLPDLPSQITTVAIPMKGFAESLNVASAAAIVLHSVGLSL
- the rplT gene encoding 50S ribosomal protein L20, which codes for MARVKRGVHAAKKRRTTLERAAGYRGQRSRLFSKAKEQVTHSLVYAFNDRKDKKGDFRRLWIQRINAAARANGMTYNRLIQGLKTAGIEVDRRVLSELATNDPAAFSKLVEIARKNVVTA
- the rpmI gene encoding 50S ribosomal protein L35, yielding MPKMKTHSGAKKRFRVTGSGKIMHERAGKRHLLERKSSRVTRRLTGDVTAKAPNAFAAKRMLGLK
- the infC gene encoding translation initiation factor IF-3 — protein: MSTEPRINDRIRVPEVRLIGYDGEQLGVTAIDKALKLSEEIGLDLVEISPDANPPVCKIMDFGKYKYEIAQKAREARQNQTHIVVKEMRLRPNIEPHDYETKRNHIERFLLGGDKVKVTIQFRGREQSRPELGYRLLQKLAEELAEVSLVEFAPKQEGRNMTMVLGPAKKPGSAKKAAPKAPAVPK